From the genome of Malus sylvestris chromosome 6, drMalSylv7.2, whole genome shotgun sequence, one region includes:
- the LOC126626412 gene encoding F-box/kelch-repeat protein At5g42350-like, with translation MYSGRPSGEENLHQDFEALRVSKCLMRNVSQKLRKKNQRSVGDEDNGVRGIALRCLTLYGRGGGCKVGADTCDDFGDTSNRRRSSASDEGKGYRPICGTEESGVDCFSYGVREKFWKKHNRKDFELEESIINSRMHIFLPDDVLEMCLVRLPLTSLMTARLVCKKWKHLTTTPRFLQMRREGSYQTPWLFHFGAVKDDYCSGEIHALDVSLNQWHSINAEILKGRFMFSVASVQDDIYVVGGCSSLNNFGRVDRSSFKTHKGVMLFSPLTKSWRKVAPMKYARSMPILGVSEVTSDFSTSQSYQGRQDRRIPRSRVGGVSEVYEDPHRLSLRRQHRHSADDNESLVLPNRKSYKFMKQKSDHSSMKGCRRFVLVAVGGLGTWDEPLDSGEIYDSVSRKWTEIQGFPVDFGIACSGVVCNGMFYVYSETDKLAGYDIERGFWIAIQTTPFPPRVHEYYPKLVSCNGRLFMLSVFWCEGDGQIGRRNKAVRKVWELDLMYLNWTEVSVHPDAPMDWNAAFVADGNMIFGIEMFKIFGQVLDFFTVCDVSDTGMKWSHISRNHVTRELDASSCLTKSMAVLHL, from the coding sequence ATGTACTCTGGGAGACCATCTGGTGAAGAAAATCTTCATCAAGATTTTGAAGCTTTGCGTGTATCGAAGTGTCTGATGAGAAATGTTAGCcagaagttgaggaagaagaatcaGAGGTCTGTAGGAGATGAGGACAATGGTGTGAGGGGAATAGCTTTGAGATGTCTTACTCTGTATGGAAGGGGTGGAGGTTGCAAAGTTGGTGCTGACACATGTGATGATTTTGGGGATACAAGTAACAGGAGGAGGTCAAGTGCCAGTGATGAAGGCAAGGGATACAGACCAATATGTGGTACCGAGGAATCTGGAGTGGATTGCTTCTCATATGGGGTGAGGGAGAAATTTTGGAAGAAACATAACAGAAAGGATTTTGAGCTTGAAGAATCAATTATAAATAGCAGGATGCACATTTTTCTTCCAGATGACGTACTGGAAATGTGCTTGGTGAGGCTCCCACTAACCAGTCTCATGACTGCACGCCTTGTGTGCAAGAAATGGAAACACTTGACTACTACTCCTCGGTTCCTGCAGATGAGACGGGAAGGCTCATATCAGACCCCATGGTTGTTTCATTTTGGTGCTGTTAAAGATGATTATTGCTCTGGTGAGATACATGCATTGGATGTGTCTCTAAATCAATGGCATAGTATAAATGCTGAAATCCTGAAGGGAAGGTTCATGTTTTCTGTTGCTAGTGTCCAGGATGATATTTATGTTGTTGGGGGTTGTTCAAGCTTGAACAACTTTGGGAGGGTGGATAGGAGCTCTTTTAAGACACACAAAGGGGTGATGCTGTTTAGTCCCTTAACAAAATCTTGGCGCAAAGTTGCTCCAATGAAGTATGCAAGATCAATGCCTATTTTAGGAGTTTCAGAGGTCACTTCAGATTTTTCCACCAGTCAAAGTTATCAAGGTCGCCAAGATAGACGTATTCCCAGATCACGGGTAGGTGGAGTTTCAGAGGTTTATGAAGATCCTCACAGGCTTTCTCTTAGGCGTCAACACAGACATTCTGCTGATGACAATGAGTCTTTGGTGTTGCCCAATAGAAAGTCGTATAAATTTATGAAACAAAAAAGTGATCACTCATCCATGAAGGGTTGTAGAAGGTTTGTGCTCGTTGCTGTTGGTGGTCTTGGCACCTGGGATGAACCTTTGGATTCTGGAGAAATATATGATTCTGTTTCAAGGAAATGGACAGAAATTCAAGGGTTCCCTGTGGACTTTGGGATTGCTTGTTCTGGGGTTGTTTGTAATGGGATGTTTTATGTTTATTCTGAAACTGACAAGCTCGCAGGATATGACATAGAAAGGGGTTTCTGGATTGCAATCCAAACCACTCCTTTCCCACCCCGTGTTCATGAATATTACCCAAAACTGGTATCTTGTAATGGCAGGCTCTTCATGCTTTCTGTCTTCTGGTGCGAAGGGGATGGTCAGATAGGCCGGAGAAACAAGGCTGTTAGAAAGGTATGGGAGCTGGATCTCATGTACCTTAACTGGACTGAGGTCTCAGTACATCCCGATGCTCCAATGGACTGGAATGCTGCGTTTGTGGCAGACGGAAACATGATATTCGGTATTGAGATGTTCAAAATATTTGGTCAAGTATTGGATTTTTTTACTGTATGTGATGTGTCTGATACGGGGATGAAATGGAGTCATATCTCAAGGAACCATGTAACTCGCGAGCTGGATGCCTCTTCGTGCTTGACCAAGTCAATGGCTGTGCTACATCTGTAA